The Crocosphaera subtropica ATCC 51142 genome includes a window with the following:
- the dps gene encoding DNA starvation/stationary phase protection protein Dps, whose protein sequence is MATAQVTNSPNASSKARFYPTRIDLSADIRQQVVSILSPTLATTLDLKTQAKQAHWNVKGLNFYQLHELFDILAGELEGYVDMVAERITALGGTAMGTARIAANESIIPEYSFDAVEGIEHIRALAERYAAYGTHLREAIDKTEELGDADTADLYTEISREVDKRLWFLEAHLIKKSELH, encoded by the coding sequence ATGGCTACTGCACAAGTTACGAACAGTCCTAACGCCTCATCAAAAGCCCGTTTTTATCCTACTCGTATCGACTTATCTGCTGATATTCGTCAACAAGTTGTTAGTATTCTCTCTCCGACTTTAGCCACTACTTTAGACTTAAAAACCCAAGCGAAGCAAGCCCATTGGAATGTTAAAGGACTCAATTTTTATCAACTCCATGAACTATTTGACATTCTTGCAGGGGAATTAGAGGGATATGTGGACATGGTAGCAGAAAGAATCACCGCTTTAGGGGGGACTGCTATGGGAACCGCTAGAATTGCTGCGAATGAGTCTATCATTCCTGAATATTCCTTTGATGCTGTCGAAGGTATTGAGCATATTCGCGCTTTAGCAGAACGCTATGCTGCTTATGGGACGCACCTCCGTGAAGCGATTGATAAAACTGAAGAATTGGGGGATGCAGATACTGCAGATTTATATACCGAGATTTCCCGTGAAGTTGATAAGCGGTTATGGTTCTTAGAGGCTCATCTTATTAAAAAAAGTGAACTGCATTAA
- a CDS encoding family 10 glycosylhydrolase, whose translation MLRKIQWNKTKASGKKALIFSSKPLLKLLLSLIASGFLITPSHALLGKVGVVKSPENENQWTSIRNRLLATNIQFCLIEAENWKTAEDLRNVRTLFLPNVATITGQQAQALETWVTGGGNLIVSGPTGNLSESAVKDQLRALFGAYWGFSNSNPSTIKVEQTSQLPLVNPDSLSDTLIGGVVIPSAITAQPLAVWLTENKPPAVIVHDRTIFLGWRWGVSGVTSAAFDVTWLKTVLNRYGINEGNQLVAENSVDIPPCNLVDVNPPQQPFPILPPIYIPQSQEPQIETGPDPSIEIELSPDSYVPSSSPTLVSALQSGSLRDRRSQGFNYGLDRNSVAVISPQQAQTMTEELSKLIVRFESTLLAAQAYNQGISDNPYVTLHQSQEAVNQAKLSLQNFQRLLNQRQYDQARQLWLKARRNLWDHYPTNTSLAQAEVRAMWLDRGTIVKTRSEAELAVLFDRMAEAGINTVFMETINASYPIYPSRVAPEQNPLTKGWDPLKAAVKLAHERNMELHAWVWLFAAANQGHNEVLEQPKDYLGPVLSRHPDWGITDQDGNYFDKGPQFKKAFLDPANPRVQKYLLSLLDEIARNYDVDGIQFDYIRYPFQQPQNNQTFGYSKSSRYLFKEMTGVDPVEITPGHPLWNQWTGFRIRQIDSFVATASTHLKQINPELIISASVFPIERRDRLFRLQQNWEEWMEQEWVDMIVLMTYALDTGNLEERIKFAFDDSLPGSALVIPGLRLLKVPDPVTIDQLQFVRNMPISGFSLFAAENLTPSLQRLLSRIQTPNNPQPLPYRQPFQTALARYQALQQEWDFLANKEQLKIDKNSLKKIDNQGKQLEKALEQLAAGPSTNNLRIAQQSLRQFQRQFPNWMSNHKQVYSYQVQVWENRLVTLDKLLVYGESKIVNNPRIRP comes from the coding sequence GTGTTGAGGAAAATCCAGTGGAACAAAACTAAAGCGTCGGGCAAAAAAGCCCTAATTTTTTCCTCAAAACCCCTATTGAAATTGCTCTTGTCCTTAATTGCTTCGGGTTTCTTGATCACGCCATCTCATGCGCTTCTAGGGAAAGTGGGGGTGGTTAAAAGCCCAGAGAACGAAAATCAATGGACATCCATTCGCAATCGTCTCCTGGCCACAAACATTCAATTTTGTTTGATCGAAGCAGAAAACTGGAAAACAGCAGAAGACCTGAGAAACGTTCGTACCCTATTTCTGCCCAATGTCGCAACCATTACCGGGCAACAAGCACAAGCCCTAGAAACTTGGGTGACAGGGGGGGGAAATCTTATTGTTAGCGGACCGACAGGAAATTTATCAGAATCAGCAGTCAAAGACCAATTGCGAGCTTTATTTGGAGCTTATTGGGGCTTTTCTAATTCTAATCCCTCTACCATTAAAGTTGAACAAACCAGTCAACTTCCTCTAGTGAATCCAGATAGTCTCAGTGATACCTTAATCGGGGGAGTGGTGATTCCCAGTGCTATTACAGCCCAACCCCTTGCTGTTTGGTTAACAGAAAATAAGCCCCCTGCGGTGATTGTTCATGATCGAACTATTTTCTTAGGGTGGCGTTGGGGAGTCAGTGGAGTGACATCGGCCGCCTTTGATGTCACTTGGTTAAAAACTGTCTTAAATCGCTACGGTATTAACGAAGGTAATCAATTAGTGGCAGAAAATAGTGTAGACATTCCTCCCTGCAATTTAGTGGATGTTAATCCTCCTCAACAACCATTCCCCATCTTACCGCCTATTTATATTCCCCAATCCCAAGAACCTCAAATCGAAACAGGTCCAGACCCTTCTATTGAAATAGAGTTATCTCCTGATTCTTATGTTCCATCTTCATCCCCTACTCTAGTAAGCGCACTGCAAAGCGGATCTCTTCGAGATCGCCGTTCTCAAGGCTTTAATTATGGGCTTGATCGCAATTCTGTGGCAGTTATTTCTCCTCAACAAGCCCAAACCATGACCGAAGAGTTATCTAAGCTCATTGTTCGTTTTGAAAGCACTCTTTTAGCAGCCCAAGCCTATAATCAAGGGATTTCGGATAATCCCTATGTAACCTTACATCAGTCTCAAGAAGCCGTAAACCAGGCCAAACTGAGTCTCCAAAATTTTCAACGATTACTAAATCAAAGACAATACGATCAAGCGCGACAACTGTGGTTAAAAGCCCGTCGTAATCTTTGGGATCATTATCCGACTAATACTTCTTTGGCGCAAGCAGAAGTCCGAGCCATGTGGTTAGATCGAGGCACTATCGTTAAAACTCGATCAGAAGCGGAGTTAGCGGTACTATTTGATCGCATGGCCGAAGCGGGTATTAATACAGTATTTATGGAAACCATTAACGCCAGCTACCCCATTTATCCGAGTCGAGTTGCCCCAGAACAAAACCCCTTAACCAAAGGATGGGACCCTCTCAAAGCTGCGGTAAAATTAGCCCACGAACGAAACATGGAACTTCATGCTTGGGTTTGGTTATTTGCTGCTGCTAACCAAGGCCATAACGAAGTTTTAGAACAACCGAAAGACTATTTAGGCCCGGTGCTTTCTCGTCACCCTGACTGGGGAATAACCGATCAAGATGGCAACTATTTTGACAAAGGACCGCAATTTAAAAAAGCTTTTCTTGATCCAGCTAACCCTAGAGTTCAGAAATATTTACTCTCTTTATTAGATGAAATTGCTCGGAATTATGACGTAGATGGGATTCAATTTGATTACATTCGTTATCCCTTTCAACAACCCCAAAATAATCAAACCTTTGGTTATAGTAAATCCTCTCGCTATTTATTTAAAGAAATGACGGGAGTTGATCCCGTAGAAATTACACCAGGTCATCCTTTATGGAATCAATGGACAGGGTTTCGGATTCGCCAAATTGATAGTTTTGTCGCCACCGCTTCAACTCATTTAAAACAGATTAATCCTGAGTTAATTATTTCTGCTTCTGTGTTTCCCATTGAACGACGGGATCGCCTATTTCGTCTCCAACAAAATTGGGAAGAATGGATGGAACAAGAATGGGTAGATATGATTGTTTTAATGACCTATGCCCTCGATACAGGTAATTTAGAAGAACGGATCAAATTTGCTTTTGATGATAGTTTACCTGGATCGGCCTTAGTCATTCCTGGACTACGTTTATTGAAGGTTCCTGATCCTGTGACCATCGACCAATTACAATTTGTTCGCAATATGCCCATTAGCGGATTTTCTCTTTTCGCAGCAGAAAACTTAACACCGTCTTTACAACGTTTATTAAGTCGTATCCAGACACCAAATAATCCCCAACCCCTACCCTATCGTCAACCTTTTCAAACGGCCTTAGCCCGTTATCAAGCTTTACAACAAGAATGGGATTTTTTAGCTAATAAGGAACAGTTAAAGATAGATAAAAATAGCCTCAAAAAAATTGACAATCAAGGAAAACAACTAGAAAAAGCCTTAGAACAATTAGCAGCAGGACCATCGACAAATAACCTGAGAATAGCCCAACAAAGCTTAAGACAATTTCAACGACAGTTTCCTAACTGGATGAGTAATCATAAGCAGGTTTATTCCTATCAAGTTCAAGTTTGGGAAAATAGACTGGTAACTTTAGATAAATTATTAGTTTATGGAGAAAGTAAAATTGTGAATAATCCTAGAATAAGACCATAA
- a CDS encoding glycosyltransferase: protein MNVVFFTHYSDLYGANLGLINLIDGLKKYQINCHVIIPKKGKIGRELRSRNVPFAIIPIECWIDMPRRSNNPSKKFYWKLQRLLKNIQLIPQLTKIINSWEADIIYTNSAVINIGLVVAKLLKLPHVWHIKEFVDLDYDFQFDWGKKFFQYSVKKSEAVITMSQALTAYHFKNISIPSIQVIYDGIAFESNFDHWYQLSHPYPFDKNEFYTFALVGKIYPQKGHEIAIKAMAIITKKYKNVRLIIVGSGEQSYENYLQKLTHELEIANKVEFWGYLNDPFKAYFSSDAVLMCSTSEGMGRVTIEAMATCRPVIGYDNAGTSELIEHESTGLLYQNNEPKTLAACMERFVENVSWSQALGKNAWKIAKQKYSIENFAQEVYQVLSSL, encoded by the coding sequence ATGAATGTTGTTTTTTTTACTCATTATTCAGACTTATATGGTGCTAATCTTGGTTTAATTAATTTAATAGATGGCTTAAAAAAATATCAAATTAATTGTCATGTGATTATTCCCAAAAAAGGAAAAATAGGGAGAGAATTGAGATCACGAAATGTTCCTTTTGCTATCATTCCTATAGAATGTTGGATTGATATGCCAAGAAGAAGCAATAATCCCAGTAAAAAATTTTATTGGAAGCTACAAAGATTATTGAAAAATATCCAATTAATTCCCCAATTAACGAAAATAATCAACAGTTGGGAAGCTGATATAATTTATACTAACTCGGCTGTTATTAATATTGGATTAGTTGTTGCTAAACTGTTAAAACTTCCTCATGTTTGGCATATTAAGGAATTTGTTGATCTTGACTATGATTTTCAGTTTGATTGGGGAAAAAAGTTTTTTCAATATTCTGTAAAAAAATCAGAGGCAGTTATTACCATGTCTCAAGCTTTAACTGCTTATCATTTTAAAAATATATCTATTCCATCTATTCAAGTAATTTATGATGGAATTGCTTTTGAATCAAACTTTGATCATTGGTATCAGTTAAGTCATCCTTATCCTTTTGATAAAAATGAATTTTATACTTTTGCTTTAGTCGGTAAAATTTATCCACAAAAAGGCCATGAAATAGCCATAAAAGCAATGGCAATAATAACTAAAAAATATAAGAATGTTCGTCTAATTATCGTGGGTTCAGGGGAACAAAGTTACGAAAACTATCTTCAAAAACTAACCCATGAATTAGAGATTGCCAATAAAGTTGAATTTTGGGGATATCTCAACGACCCTTTTAAAGCTTATTTCTCCTCAGATGCCGTTTTAATGTGTTCTACAAGCGAAGGGATGGGACGAGTGACCATAGAAGCGATGGCTACTTGTCGTCCTGTTATCGGGTATGACAACGCAGGAACCTCAGAATTAATTGAACATGAGTCCACAGGCTTACTCTATCAAAACAATGAACCTAAAACCCTAGCAGCCTGTATGGAGAGATTTGTGGAAAATGTTTCTTGGTCACAAGCGTTAGGAAAAAATGCTTGGAAAATAGCTAAACAAAAGTATTCTATTGAAAACTTTGCACAAGAAGTGTATCAGGTTTTATCCTCACTATAG
- a CDS encoding homogentisate phytyltransferase, translating to MSQPSINSPKVFWKNPLAWLISFWEFSRPHTIVGTSLSVLALYLIALATVENSITFNNIEDLLIALIACLCGNVYIVGLNQLEDQEIDKINKPYLPLASGDFSLIQGRYIVSITGILALITSCLGSWWLGLTVAISLIIGTAYSLPPIRLKRFPLLAAFCIFTVRGIIVNLGLFLHFAYNFIGRSFWVPEVWILTGFVVIFTIAIAIFKDVPDLEGDKEYNITTFTILLGKKAIFKISCAIIIFCYLTMIAVGFLSIFSLNQGFLIISHAGLLTLLLWRSQKVNLDEKISIAQFYQFIWRLFFLEYLLFPIACLL from the coding sequence ATGTCTCAACCTTCGATTAATAGTCCTAAAGTCTTTTGGAAAAATCCCCTTGCATGGTTAATCAGTTTCTGGGAATTTTCTCGTCCCCATACCATTGTGGGAACCAGTTTAAGTGTATTAGCGTTATATTTAATCGCTTTAGCAACTGTTGAAAATTCCATTACTTTTAATAATATTGAGGATTTATTGATTGCTTTAATTGCCTGTTTATGTGGCAATGTTTACATTGTTGGCTTAAATCAGTTAGAAGATCAAGAAATTGATAAAATTAACAAGCCTTATCTTCCTTTAGCATCAGGAGATTTTTCTCTGATTCAAGGACGTTATATTGTTAGCATTACGGGTATTTTAGCTTTAATTACTTCTTGTTTAGGTAGTTGGTGGTTAGGATTAACAGTGGCTATTAGTTTAATAATTGGTACGGCTTATTCTTTGCCTCCTATTCGATTAAAAAGATTTCCTTTATTAGCTGCTTTTTGTATTTTTACTGTTCGGGGAATTATTGTTAATCTAGGACTGTTTCTTCATTTTGCTTATAATTTCATCGGTCGTTCTTTTTGGGTTCCTGAAGTTTGGATATTGACTGGATTTGTTGTCATTTTTACTATTGCGATCGCCATTTTCAAAGACGTTCCTGATCTCGAAGGTGATAAGGAATACAATATTACAACTTTTACAATTTTATTAGGAAAAAAAGCTATATTTAAGATTTCTTGTGCTATTATTATTTTTTGCTACCTAACCATGATCGCTGTTGGATTTTTATCCATATTTAGCCTTAACCAAGGCTTCCTAATTATCTCTCATGCTGGTTTATTAACCTTACTATTATGGCGGAGTCAAAAAGTTAATTTAGACGAAAAAATTTCTATTGCTCAATTTTATCAGTTTATTTGGCGATTATTTTTCTTAGAATATTTGCTATTTCCTATTGCCTGTTTACTTTAA
- a CDS encoding glycosyltransferase — protein sequence MKIAFILGQFPALSETFILNQITGLIDRGYDLDIYAIQPGDVTKIHPDIEDYKLLEKTYYDQRPENKYIAYLNALKLFLLSFFIQPWKRLPVLLRIISSARPGQLSKSLDLFYAAISCLKHHQNYDIIHCHFGMLGVKTLKLQKVGAIQGKKLITSYYDVDVTKYPKIAGKDVYIELFEKGDLFLGLTHSMNKQIIELGCPPEKLQKLPTISVDLSRYQFRPCVLKPDEPIKLLTVARLVETKGIEYSIKAVSKVIEKNPELNIMYRIVGTGKLEKKLNKLINNLGVSQQIQLVGGMTQTEVREIYADSHIFILASTTAANGDQEGLPTVLQEAQGIGLPIVSTFHSGIPEGVVNEESGFLVPERDVDALGEKIEYLVKNPQIWEKMSLTGRQFVEANYDMNKVMDQLVEIYQTLLS from the coding sequence ATGAAAATTGCTTTTATCTTGGGTCAGTTTCCAGCTTTATCGGAAACCTTCATTCTCAATCAAATTACAGGATTAATTGACCGAGGTTATGACCTCGATATTTATGCTATTCAACCCGGAGATGTAACAAAAATTCATCCTGATATTGAAGATTACAAATTATTAGAAAAAACTTACTATGATCAAAGGCCAGAAAATAAATACATTGCTTATTTAAACGCTTTAAAACTATTTTTACTTAGCTTTTTTATTCAACCTTGGAAACGCTTACCTGTTTTATTAAGGATAATAAGTTCAGCACGACCAGGACAATTATCAAAATCTTTGGATTTATTTTATGCAGCTATTTCTTGCTTAAAACATCATCAAAATTATGACATCATTCATTGTCATTTTGGTATGTTAGGAGTTAAAACATTAAAACTTCAAAAAGTAGGGGCTATCCAAGGGAAAAAATTAATTACATCCTACTATGATGTCGATGTAACAAAGTATCCAAAAATTGCAGGAAAAGATGTATATATTGAGTTATTTGAAAAAGGTGATTTATTTCTAGGACTTACCCATTCCATGAATAAGCAAATCATAGAATTGGGTTGTCCTCCTGAAAAACTTCAAAAATTACCCACTATTAGTGTTGATTTATCTCGTTATCAATTTCGCCCTTGTGTCCTTAAACCCGATGAACCTATTAAACTGTTAACAGTAGCAAGATTGGTCGAAACAAAAGGCATCGAATATTCCATTAAAGCTGTTAGCAAAGTTATCGAAAAAAATCCTGAACTTAACATAATGTATCGCATCGTTGGCACAGGAAAACTGGAAAAAAAATTAAATAAATTAATTAATAATCTTGGGGTTTCACAACAGATTCAATTAGTAGGAGGAATGACGCAAACAGAAGTTAGAGAGATTTATGCTGATAGTCATATTTTTATTTTAGCTAGTACCACAGCTGCGAATGGAGATCAAGAAGGATTACCTACTGTGTTACAAGAGGCACAAGGAATAGGTTTACCTATTGTTTCCACGTTTCATAGTGGTATTCCTGAAGGAGTCGTTAATGAAGAATCAGGGTTTTTGGTTCCAGAAAGGGATGTGGATGCTTTAGGCGAAAAAATTGAATATCTAGTTAAAAATCCTCAGATTTGGGAGAAAATGTCGTTAACAGGACGACAATTTGTTGAAGCTAATTATGATATGAATAAAGTCATGGATCAATTAGTAGAAATTTATCAAACATTACTCAGTTAA
- a CDS encoding ABC transporter permease encodes MNETQISFFSDYLTAAIRLSIPLGFAALGGMWSERSGVLNIALEGMLLTGAFVSASVAFISNNAWLGLIIGTITGGLVGLLHAYFSVTLKINQIVSALGINLSVTGLTAFLSRIIFSRGNINTLPNFSFFEVLNRSKLQWFLFPENLFILLLILLIIASSYLLFYTNFGLSVRAVGQYPLAAETAGISVDWIRYGCVLLSGILCGLGGAYLALVHIQYFAEGIVAGKGYIALAAVIFGRWHPLGIMGACFLFGATEALQLRIQTFNLNIPYQFLNMLPYLVALLALLGLGGKASPPTALGVAYNKESRD; translated from the coding sequence ATGAATGAAACGCAAATTAGTTTTTTTAGCGATTATTTAACTGCAGCCATTCGTTTATCGATTCCTTTAGGATTTGCAGCCTTAGGAGGAATGTGGTCAGAACGATCTGGGGTGTTAAATATTGCCCTAGAAGGGATGTTATTAACAGGAGCTTTCGTCAGTGCTTCGGTAGCATTTATTAGTAATAATGCTTGGTTAGGACTGATTATAGGAACCATAACAGGGGGATTGGTGGGATTATTACACGCTTACTTTTCCGTCACGTTAAAAATCAACCAAATTGTTTCAGCCTTGGGTATTAACTTATCTGTGACTGGATTAACTGCCTTTTTAAGTCGTATTATTTTTTCTAGAGGCAATATAAACACTTTGCCTAATTTCTCATTTTTTGAGGTTTTAAATAGATCAAAATTACAATGGTTTTTATTCCCTGAAAACCTATTTATACTTCTCTTAATTTTATTGATAATTGCTAGTAGTTATCTATTATTTTATACTAATTTTGGTTTATCCGTGAGAGCCGTAGGACAATATCCCCTAGCAGCAGAAACCGCAGGAATTTCAGTTGACTGGATTCGTTATGGTTGTGTCCTGTTATCAGGGATATTATGTGGACTAGGAGGAGCTTATTTAGCCCTGGTTCATATTCAATATTTTGCTGAAGGAATTGTGGCAGGAAAAGGCTATATTGCCTTAGCTGCGGTGATTTTTGGTCGGTGGCATCCCCTAGGAATTATGGGAGCCTGTTTTTTATTCGGTGCAACAGAAGCTTTGCAGTTGAGAATACAAACCTTTAATCTTAATATTCCTTATCAATTTTTGAATATGTTACCCTATCTTGTAGCTTTATTGGCTTTATTAGGTTTAGGGGGTAAAGCGTCCCCACCTACAGCTTTAGGGGTTGCCTATAACAAAGAAAGTAGGGATTGA